GCAAAGGGCAAAAGGATTGTTAAAAGTAAAAGGTGAAAAATGTATTTCTGATCTTTTGGCATCGTTTAGCTTAAGTTAGGTAATCTAAGGACGATACTTTCACTTTTTAATCCTGCACTCTCTTTCTTAAAGATCTTTTTTTCGATGCCGTACCCCTTCGCGGTATTGAGTAAATCAATTTGATCCTGCCACTGTATCATGCGTTCCCTGTATTCCGGGGTGTACTTTCTGTCCATCACAATGTTGGAATCATAGGTATAGGAAATATCGACCAATACAGCATCCGATTCAATACTGAAAACCGTTCTCATGACACAATTCGAATATTGGTTACAGGTAATTTCCTCGATGATATTTTCAAACAAAGTCTGCAGGATGAAGGAAGGAATACAGGCTTCCATTCCCTTCTTTCTATCGTCTGTTTCAATTTCATATTCAAACTGGTCGTTGTACCTCAGTTTTTGCAGTTTTAAATAGGCGTTCAGCATATCGATTTCATCTTTCAGTCCCACGGTTTCCTTATCAAGGTGCTTGAGATAAAATCGGATCAGTTTACTGAAAACGGAAAAATAACCCAGGGCTAATTTTTTATTGCCTGAGGTGATGAAAAACTGGATGGCATTCAGGGCATTAAAAACAAAGTGGGGGTTCATTTGCGAATTGAAGGCTTTTAGTTTCAATTCAATCATTTCCTGTTTTATTTTTAAAAGATTTTCCTGTTTTTCCATCAACAACTTATCTGCCCTCACCTTATTGATCTTAATGGCACAAATGGAAGCAATGGCCGTAAGCATCTTCAAATGCTGTGAAGTAAAAAAGTCTTTTTCCGGATGCTCACAATCGATCACCCCATAAACCATTTCATCGGTAGCGATGGGAACCGTAATTTCGGAAAGCCTGACTTCATCATCCACAATGTATCGGGGATCTTTCGAGGTATCGGGGATCATTTCGGCTGTTCCGGTCATGGCAACGGTGCC
This sequence is a window from Lewinellaceae bacterium. Protein-coding genes within it:
- a CDS encoding histidine kinase, with protein sequence MSANNSQKRQPINMEEFEDILIYFSKTFIGNDTEEDILWDLAKNCISKLGFVDCVIYLVDHEHECLIQKAAYGPKNPKDRSVYNPVRITLGKGISGTVAMTGTAEMIPDTSKDPRYIVDDEVRLSEITVPIATDEMVYGVIDCEHPEKDFFTSQHLKMLTAIASICAIKINKVRADKLLMEKQENLLKIKQEMIELKLKAFNSQMNPHFVFNALNAIQFFITSGNKKLALGYFSVFSKLIRFYLKHLDKETVGLKDEIDMLNAYLKLQKLRYNDQFEYEIETDDRKKGMEACIPSFILQTLFENIIEEITCNQYSNCVMRTVFSIESDAVLVDISYTYDSNIVMDRKYTPEYRERMIQWQDQIDLLNTAKGYGIEKKIFKKESAGLKSESIVLRLPNLS